The sequence CGCGGGGCGGCGCGGGCTGCACGCGGTCGCCATGCGGGACGTGGCCGCGGAGGCCGGGGTGTCCCTGCGTCTCGTGCAGTACTACTTCGAGACCAAGGGGAGGCTGCTCTTCTACTGCCTCCGGCACCTGACCGACGGCTTCACGGCGCGGGCCGGCGCCCGACCGGCCGCCTCGGGGCCGCACCCGGGCCCGAGGGCCGCGGTGCAGGCGCTGCTGCTGGCCTCGCTGCCGACCGATGAGGAGAGTCGCACCTTCCACCTGCTGTACAGCTCGTACGCGATCCTGTCGGTCACGGACGAGACGCTGGCCGCCCAGCCGTTCGTCGACGACCCGGACGCCGCCGAGAACACCGTCACCGGTCTGGTCGAACGGGCCCAGGCGGAGGGCTCGGCCGACCCCGGCGTCGATGCCCGCATCGAGGCGATCGGCCTGCTCGCGATGGCGGCGGCCCTGGGGACCGGCATCCTCGTGGGCCAGCGGAGCGCGGAGTCGGCCGTCGCGGTGCTCCACCACCACCTGGACCGGATCTTCACGACGACCTGATGCGCGGCACGTACACATCCGAACCGGAGAAGAGGAGCGGCATGGTCATGGCGGAAGAGGAGATGTTCGACCCGGAGGAGATGCAGGCCCTCTACGCGTCGGTGGACCGGGAGGGCTACACCCGCGACGTCGACAGGCTGTGCCGGGGCCTGGCCAACTCTCACCTGGTCGTCACGGCGCGCAACGATGCGGGAGCACTCCTCGGCCTGGCCCGGACGATCTCCGACGACGAGCACATCTGCTACGTCCAGGACGTCGTGGTGGACCCCGCCCACCACCGGCAGGGCATCGGCCGGGCCCTGGTCGAACACCTGATGCGGCGGTATTCGCACTGCCGCTTCTTCCTCCTGTCCACGGACCACGCGGCGTCACCGGAGGGCAGGCGCAACCACGCCTTCTACCGCAGCCTGGGTTTCCTGTCCTACGAGGAGAAGGAGATGGCGGGCTTCGGACTCCCCCGGAACCGCCCCGACCTGCGCGCAGCGATGCCCTGAGCCGCCGGCGGGCGCCCATGGAGCGCTCGCGGACGGCGGCCGATCATGGTCGGGGAAGGTCAGGTGCGCGGGGTCGGCGGGAGCGGGTACCGTCGTTGTCATGTTCTTCCGGACGCCGCATCACGAGGGAGAGCGCTCCCCATCGGCGAATCCGTAGACCACTCACACCATCACCGGGAGAACCCGTGACCGACAGCAAGAACATCAACAACCCCGTGGGCCAGGGCGGCGGACAGCGCAAGAGGCAGTCCCGCGCCGAGCGCCAGAACAACGGTCCGCACCGCAACCTCGACCGCAAGAGCGCCGCCGACCAGAAGGCGGAGCTGGTGCGCAAGATGCGCGAGAAGGCGGCTGCGGCCGCGGCTGAGACCGAGGACGGCGCCGCTCAGAACTGACGCAGCGCTGCCGCGGGACGGCAGCGTACGAGGCAGGGCCCGGACCGCGACGCGCGGTCCGGGCCCTGCCGCCGTGACGGGCGCAGCCGCTCACGCGCCCGCTCGGCGCCTTGAGGCGAAGGCGTTGAGGAGTGTGGCGCCGCGTTCGGCGTCGTCGACGCTCACGGCGAACTCCGAGCCCGTGCGGGGGCGGATGACCAGGCATTCTCCGGACCGGAGCATGACGGTGGTGCCCAGCCCGCCGAGCCGGTAGCCCCAGCCGCCCACCTGCGCGGGCCTACGGTCCTCCACGCGCGCCGAGACGATGTCACCGGCCGCCCAACGGCGCGCCGGCCACCCCAGGGGTCCGAAGGCCACCTCCAGCCCGGCCTCCGTCACGCGCGCTTGCACCGAGGCGGAGGCGAACATGGCGAGCGAGGCGAGCGCGAACGGTGTGACCAGCGCCCACTGCGCACCGATCAGCCCGCACGCGGCCGCCACGGTGCCGGCCGCGGTCACCATGCCCGTGAGCGCCCCGATGAGGTGGAGCCAGGGGTTCGACAGGCGGGAGAGCCAGACGCGGCGCTCACCTGCCGGGATCTCCATGACGGCGCCGCCTTCGGCGGGCCGGGCCGGCGTGGTGGGCGGCGCTGCGCGACGACCGGCCAGCCAACCGAGCGCGCCCGCCACCACCGCGACGGCGGCCGTGATCCCGATCCCCGTACCGACGGGGGCGGCGTCCTGCCAGTCGGTCACGTCCAGATTGGCCCGCACGATCGACGCCTGGGCGCCCGCCAGGAGCACCCCGCCGGACAGCAGCGAGGCGCCCACCCAAGGGCCCGCGGGGAACCCTCCACGCCGGCCGATGAACGCGACGCACACTGCGAGCGCGGCCCAGGCCAGTGCCGGGAGCAGCGCGGCCGCCCACAACGGCATCGAGCCGTTCGGGGCCGAGCCGCCCCAGTGCGTGGCGAGCCGGTCCGGCAGGCGCCCGCTCGCGGCGAAGGGCAGGGCGGCCAGCACCCCCGCGACCCCGACCACCCATACCCGCGCCCCCCACCGGGCGCCGTTCTTCTTCACGCGTTCCGTCACGAAAGCCCCCTGATCATTTCGATGAGATCGCTCTTGCCGTACCCGAGGTGTGCCGCGTCGGCCACCAACTGCCGTGCCCTCTCGACCAGCTGTGTCCGCTGGTCGGCGGCCTCGGCGACGGTGACGCCGCGGCCGCGCCGGAACTCCAGCACCCCCTCGTCGCGCAGGGCGCGCAAGCCGCGCAGCACGGTGTTCGCGTTCACGCCCAGCGCCCGGGACAGGTCCCGAGCGGGAGGCAGCCGATCCCCCGGCGCGCACTCTCCCTCGGAGATCGCCCGTCGGATCGCCCCCGCCACCTGCTCGTGGAGGGGGCGGGTGTCGTTGGTGTCGAGTCTCAGCAGCATGGTGCTAATGAAAGTAGCACCATGCGCGTCATTCCGCAGGGTCGCGTGAGAGGGTCTCCAGGCCTGACGTTCCGGGCAGCCGGGGCGCGGTGCGGGGGCGCGCGGTGCTCGGACAGGCGCACGCGCGGGGGACCCGGTGACGGTTCACCCGCTCGTCGAGGCCGAGAAGCCCGCAGGTCACAGCGTCAAACGGGCGTGCGGGCCGATGAAGGTCCCCAGGTCCGCCTGCCACACGCCCGCATTCCGCCCTCGGCGATACTGCCGGAGACAACGCAGCTGTCAGACACGGGGGAAACGTCACTTGAGCACAGCCATGCCCGGACCCGTTCCGGCCCCACCGCCCGCTCCCGGCGGCCCGCCCCACCGAGGTCGCCGGGCGGAACTCGCTGTCGACGCGCTCGTCACCGCGGCGGCCGCCCTGGAACTGCTCACCCTCCATGGCGCCCTCGACACCACGTCCGCGCTCGTGTGCCCGCCCGCACTGCTCGCCCTCCTGCTGCGGCGCAGGTTCCCCGTGACGGTGTTGCTGGTCACCCTCCCGTCCATGGCCACCGGTCACCTGTGGCTGGCCCCCATGATCGCCATGTTCACGGTGGCGTCCGGTACCACCCGCCGCCGCGTGGTCCTGGGTGCCGGGGCGGCCCTCTTCGGGGCGACCATGTGGTCCGGCAACACCGTCGACGATGCGCCGATGGCGTGGGGCGACCACCTGGTCGTCCTCCAGGTGGCCCTCATGTTCAGCGTGGGCCCCGCCGGGCTGGGTCTCCTGACGCAGACGAGATCCGAGCTACGGGCCCGCCTCGCCGACCTCTCCGCATCACAGGCGCACGGCCGCCACCTGGAGGCCGAGCGGGCCGTCGCCCAGGAGCGCACGCGCATGGCGCGCGAGATGCACGACACCGTCTCGTACCACCTGGGCATCATCGCCGCCCAGGCCGGAGCACTGTGGGCCACCGCGCCCGACGACACGGTCCGCGAGGACGCCGAGGCGGTACGCCGC comes from Streptomyces virginiae and encodes:
- a CDS encoding GNAT family N-acetyltransferase, whose product is MVMAEEEMFDPEEMQALYASVDREGYTRDVDRLCRGLANSHLVVTARNDAGALLGLARTISDDEHICYVQDVVVDPAHHRQGIGRALVEHLMRRYSHCRFFLLSTDHAASPEGRRNHAFYRSLGFLSYEEKEMAGFGLPRNRPDLRAAMP
- a CDS encoding DUF6243 family protein codes for the protein MTDSKNINNPVGQGGGQRKRQSRAERQNNGPHRNLDRKSAADQKAELVRKMREKAAAAAAETEDGAAQN
- a CDS encoding GntR family transcriptional regulator — its product is MLLRLDTNDTRPLHEQVAGAIRRAISEGECAPGDRLPPARDLSRALGVNANTVLRGLRALRDEGVLEFRRGRGVTVAEAADQRTQLVERARQLVADAAHLGYGKSDLIEMIRGLS
- a CDS encoding DUF1648 domain-containing protein, whose product is MTERVKKNGARWGARVWVVGVAGVLAALPFAASGRLPDRLATHWGGSAPNGSMPLWAAALLPALAWAALAVCVAFIGRRGGFPAGPWVGASLLSGGVLLAGAQASIVRANLDVTDWQDAAPVGTGIGITAAVAVVAGALGWLAGRRAAPPTTPARPAEGGAVMEIPAGERRVWLSRLSNPWLHLIGALTGMVTAAGTVAAACGLIGAQWALVTPFALASLAMFASASVQARVTEAGLEVAFGPLGWPARRWAAGDIVSARVEDRRPAQVGGWGYRLGGLGTTVMLRSGECLVIRPRTGSEFAVSVDDAERGATLLNAFASRRRAGA
- a CDS encoding TetR/AcrR family transcriptional regulator, encoding MPKRVDHEERRAQIAEALIRVAGRRGLHAVAMRDVAAEAGVSLRLVQYYFETKGRLLFYCLRHLTDGFTARAGARPAASGPHPGPRAAVQALLLASLPTDEESRTFHLLYSSYAILSVTDETLAAQPFVDDPDAAENTVTGLVERAQAEGSADPGVDARIEAIGLLAMAAALGTGILVGQRSAESAVAVLHHHLDRIFTTT